In Aegilops tauschii subsp. strangulata cultivar AL8/78 chromosome 3, Aet v6.0, whole genome shotgun sequence, one genomic interval encodes:
- the LOC109772231 gene encoding uncharacterized protein, producing MSMGSGASTLFWFDRWVGDRPFATRFPDLFSSTVDPGISVEVALVDLGRLAFQRPFGPMELVAWQELLECIALQSPGANQTHDRISWHLETSGCFSTKSLYQNIAASPGPEPLALIWAIRLPLKIQIFLRQ from the coding sequence ATGTCGATGGGTTCCGGCGCATCGACCCTGTTCTGGTTCGACCGGTGGGTGGGGGATCGTCCCTTCGCCACCAGATTCCCAGACTTGTTCTCCAGTACAGTGGACCCTGGGATCTCCGTCGAGGTGGCCCTTGTTGACTTAGGGCGCCTCGCGTTCCAGAGGCCATTTGGGCCTATGGAACTTGTCGCCTGGCAGGAGCTCCTTGAGTGTATCGCCCTCCAGTCACCAGGCGCGAATCAGACGCACGATCGCATCTCCTGGCACCTGGAGACGTCTGGATGCTTCTCCACCAAATCTCTCTACCAGAACATTGCGGCATCTCCTGGCCCAGAGCCTCTGGCCCTAATCTGGGCAATTAGACTCCCACTTAAGATTCAGATCTTCCTCCGGCAATGA